In a single window of the Osmerus eperlanus chromosome 4, fOsmEpe2.1, whole genome shotgun sequence genome:
- the npbwr2b gene encoding neuropeptides B/W receptor type 2b: MENVSISTSASQPVCNESMDYYYLNGQNRTDLNCTPPSELYFYADLYVVLPVIYSVICAVGLTGNTAVIYVILKAPKMKTVTNMFILNLAIADDLFTLVLPINIAEHLLHYWPFGEVLCKIILSIDHYNIFSSIYFLTVMSVDRYLVVLATVRSKRMPYRTYRAAKIVSLCVWVLVILIVMPFTVFAGVYISPDDTERKSCVLSFPSPESLWFKASRIYTLILGFAIPVSTICILYTMMLYKLRNMRLNTNAKALDKAKKKVTIMVFIVLAVCLFCWTPFHLSTIVALTTDLRTTPLLIGISYFITSLSYANSCLNPFLYAFLDDSFRKAFKKMLECRPA, encoded by the coding sequence ATGGAAAATGTGTCCATCTCCACGAGCGCTTCGCAACCGGTGTGCAACGAGTCAATGGACTACTATTACCTTAACGGGCAGAACCGGACAGACTTGAACTGCACGCCCCCTTCGGAGCTCTACTTTTACGCAGACTTATACGTGGTCCTGCCGGTGATTTACTCAGTTATATGTGCGGTAGGTCTAACGGGGAATACTGCCGTCATATATGTAATTCTCAAAGCACCCAAGATGAAGACGGTCACCAATATGTTCATCTTGAACCTGGCCATAGCCGACGACCTGTTTACCTTGGTGCTGCCTATCAACATTGCTGAGCACCTGCTACACTACTGGCCCTTCGGTGAGGTGCTGTGTAAGATCATACTGAGTATAGACCATTATAACATATTTTCCAGTATCTACTTCCTCACTGTCATGAGCGTGGACCGTTATCTGGTCGTCCTTGCAACCGTGCGCTCCAAACGAATGCCCTACCGCACTTATCGGGCGGCGAAGATCGTcagcctgtgtgtctgggtccTAGTGATTCTGATCGTCATGCCCTTCACTGTGTTCGCTGGTGTTTATATTAGCCCGGACGACACAGAGCGCAAAAGTTGTGTTCTGAGTTTCCCCAGCCCGGAAAGCCTGTGGTTCAAGGCAAGCCGGATCTACACCCTTATTCTCGGCTTCGCTATCCCTGTCTCCACGATCTGTATTCTCTACACCATGATGCTTTACAAACTGAGGAACATGCGTCTCAACACCAACGCCAAGGCGCTTGACAAGGCCAAGAAGAAGGTCACCATCATGGTGTTTATAGTGCTGGCAGTGTGCCTGTTCTGCTGGACGCCGTTCCACCTCAGCACTATAGTGGCACTCACAACAGATCTCCGGACAACCCCGCTGCTCATCGGTATCTCCTACTTCATTACAAGTCTTAGCTACGCCAACTCGTGTCTCAACCCTTTCCTCTACGCCTTCCTCGACGATAGTTTCAGGAAAGCGTTTAAAAAGATGCTAGAATGTAGACCTGCCTGA